Part of the Sorghum bicolor cultivar BTx623 chromosome 1, Sorghum_bicolor_NCBIv3, whole genome shotgun sequence genome, GACGACCCAACTCAAAAGAATCACACTGCATGCTCTTATATATGTTTGCGATATGACGACCCAACTTTCTATCTTACGAACTTAAGAGCTGTTATAAACCGTTTTGCGTGTGAAGGAACAGCCTTTTGATACAAAAAGAAGCATCCCAAAAAGTGCAGTAACCCAGATAGCCAAATCCACATCCACATtagtacatactatatatactaGTATTGACGTATTCTAGGGCAAGTAATTGGCGTATGTACGGAGAATGAAAGCACCAAGTCGCGCTCGTGCGGACCTTCCTCTATCGTTCATTCTTCTTCCGTGTGCTTTCACTCCCCCCGGCCCTGTGGACGTGCCACAATTCAGAGGCCATTTTCGCTTCCTTCTTTCCCCTGACCTGACCTGACGGCACGAGTGCTCCTGCTTTCGTACGTCGCGTCCACCATTTTCCACCGCCCTAATAACAACCTACCCTCCTTTTACTCCGGGGGGTCGTTTACTCCGGCCAAGTTCAGACCCCAGACGAAAGCTACGACGAGGCAGGGCAGACAAGATGAGGGCCGGGGTCGTGCCACTGTCACAGGCCACAGCTCGCAACACTAGCAGCGGTGCAGCGTATGATATGCATCACCACTACTGGTAGTTGTTGTAGGCTATAGCGAGACGGGAAGCGACAGCGCCGTCCAGTTCTTTAGTCTTTTGTTTACTTTTATTTACCCCGCAACTAGTGCTAGCACAGTAGTAGAGCTTTGCAGAGCAGAGCAACAAGGTATATACAGACAAGCGACAACGCCGGTCGGTCACGGCTCGCGACCCCTGTCTGTCGGTCGCCCACTCGCGGCCGGCGGCAGACACACCGAGCCGAGCGCGACCGCGACCGCGAGCGGCAGTAGCCCTTTTTCCTCTTCCAATTTTCAATCCAATTTGTTTATTTATTCTCGATGAGAATGCGAGGCCACTGGCCACACCGTGCAATGCAATGCGGACGACACATGCGGGGAGGGGACAGTGAGCGGCCAGCGTCACTGCGGGATGAGCAACAAAGATGTGGCAGCGTTACCGGGCACCCACGCCGTGTGTACCACCCAACCATCGCGCGCGCCACCATTAACTTTCTACTGCCCCCTCCTTGGCTGGCAGCCTCGCCCCATTTCttctcgccgccgccggagaaGTGGGGTGATTTCGCCTTGCTCCATCCCATCCCATACAGCGGCAGCATTTGCTGTTGCTTGCAAGAAGCTGCAGCCCTCTTTTTTGCTTTGCCCAGACGCCGGGGCAGAGGCCGCCGGAGAAGGAAAGCTGAAAGCAGGGAGAGATCCTCACCCAAACTAAGTGACCAACCCGCGCCGCTCCACTTTTTAACCGCGGCGCCGGCGCAGCGCGGCTAGGCACGCTTCAAGAGAAGCATAGCGTATAGTAGCATCCAGCCCCCATCTCCCACGTCCACCTCCACAACACGCCGCGCGGCAAAGGAACAACGCCAGAAAGCGATCGGATCGGATCGGTCGCGGCGGCAGCAGGAGCTAGCAGTACAGTGCTCCGTCCCGTGGCAGCCGGGTCGCCCCGGGGCCGGCCGGCCACGGCCGGTCAGTCAGTCAGTCCAATCCAGGCCAGGCCCGCCCGCGCCGGGgcgttttctttttttcctttccCTGGCGTGCCGCCCCCACCAGTCACCAGTCACCACCGAGCGCGAGCGAGCAACTCCTCCTCGCGCTCACTCCACCTCCAGGGCTCCAGCTACTACCACGACTACTACTAATACCCGGGCGGTGCGAGCTTTGCCTTTAGCTAGTACACCGAACGCGCCAAGTCCCGGCGGAGGCGGTGGTCTTTGTTCGTCTCCTCACCTCACCTCTCCTCTCCTTCCCTTGTCCCGCGGGCGGGCGGCGAGGCAATGGCGGCCACCGCGCGGCTTCTTCCTGCCTTCGCCgatgctgctgcggcggcggcggcgctgctggtggtggtgctCTGCCTCGCGGGCGGCGCGCGGGCGACCAACGTGACGTACGACCACCGCGCGCTGGTCATCGACGGCGTGCGGCGCGTGCTCGTCTCCGGCTCCATCCACTACCCACGGAGCACGCCCGACGTGCGCATTCTTCTCCCTCTGTTTATTTCACCGCTCTCTTCCAGCCACTAGCAGCACGCTCCTTCCTCTGTTCTTGGCAAGCGAGATACGTACTGACGCTGGCATGGCTTGTCGTCGGCAGATGTGGCCGGGGATCATCCAGAAGGCCAAGGACGGCGGCCTGGACGTCATCGAGACCTACGTCTTCtgggacatccacgagcccgtCAGGGGACAGGCACGTAGAGAAATACTAACATCATCAATCCCCTCAGTGCTGTTATTCCATCGTATATTTACTTTTCCTAATCATCTTATGCTCCTGCCATGCCATCATCGCCGTCTGTCAAAGGGCGGGCCGTGTTGGCGTTTGCTTCCTCTGCACCCTATGCTTTATTCTCTTCTACTATTACCTGCTCCGATCCTGGTTTCTTTGCTTCTCGTGCCGTGCTGTTATTGCTTTCTTTTACAAGGGTTAGTATTTTACCTACACTACACCAAGTCTGACGGCAAAGAGGTTTACCGACATGGCAGTACGACTTCGAGGGCCGCAAGGACCTGGCCGCGTTCGTCAAGACCGTCGCCGACGCCGGCCTCTACGTGCACCTCCGCATCGGTCCCTACGTCTGCGCCGAGTGGAACTACGGGTCAGCAGCCTCGCCTCATCACTTCACTTACCACTAGTGCTGTAGTGGTCGTCGCCTCATCATCTTCATGAAAAtgaacccaaaaaaaaaaacaatggatGAATGCTTTGCTGCAGAGGCTTCCCGCTGTGGCTGCACTTCATCCCCGGCATCAAGTTCCGCACCGACAACGAGCCTTTCAAGACGGAGATGCAGCGCTTCACCGCCAAGGTGGTGGACACCATGAAGGGGGCGGGGCTGTACGCGTCGCAGGGCGGGCCCATCATCCTGTCCCAGGTCCATCCCGGTGCTTAATTTCGCTACGTACCACCACTGATAGATCGAGATAATATACAATTGCATTGCCTGCCGTgtccgtgtgtgtgtgtgtgttcatGTGCGTGCTGAGTGAGTCCTGACCCGGCCCCTTTGGCACGGCGTGGCAGATCGAAAACGAGTACGGCAACATCGACTCGGCGTACGGGGCGGCCGGGAAGGCGTACATGCGGTGGGCGGCCGGCATGGCCATCTCGCTCGACACCGGCGTGCCCTGGGTCATGTGCCAGCAGACCGACGCGCCGGACCCACTCGTACGTGGCTTCTTGACCCCTCCTCGCCCGATCAATGCCCCTGCTTTTACAGTCACAGCCTGCTCTTTTTTGAGATGGATTGGCCAGCCTGCCTGACCACCGCCGGGGGTGAATGCAGATCAACACCTGCAACGGCTTCTACTGCGACCAGTTCACGCCCAACTCCGCCGCCAAGCCCAAGATGTGGACCGAGAACTGGAGCGGCTGGTTCCTCTCATTCGGCGGCGCCGTCCcctaccgccccgtcgaggaCCTGGCCTTCGCCGTCGCCAGGTTCTACCAGCGCGGCGGCACCTTCCAGAACTACTACATGGTAACCTTTTTTTATCCTGCATTGCGCACCGTGCGAGGATATCTGCCCTCCCATTTCACCGTGACAGCTGCTCTGCTGTGCCAGCCTGCGTGGCCACAAAATGCTGGACTGCAGCACTCAGGGTGTCTATTGATGCTGCCAGTCGGCCCTGCATTCCTGCTGCAGCATTTCTAAACTCTGAATCTTGTCGTTGCAGTATCATGGAGGGACCAACCTCGACCGCAGCTCAGGGGGACCCTTCATCGCTACGAGCTACGACTACGATGCCCCCATCGACGAGTACGGTAAGAATTATAGGAAGCTTTCGGTTTGCCTCGGCAGCCCTGCTTTTGTTTTGAGCTCGTGAACCTCTTTCAACATGTATGGTGGTCCCTTCGACACTGCTGCTGTGCTGCAGCAGTGTTATGACACTTCAGTTAGAATATTTCATCACCTATCTCTTTTTAGAATCCTTGTGTACGATGCCTTAACTACTCCCACCCACCCACGTTAGACGAAGACATTTTCGCGGGGCAAAATAAATGTTCGGCTATAACAATACCGTAAGAAATTTTATGTTAGGGGATCATGGCATGTCTCACATTAGCATGGATGAAATCAACGAGACATATTTTATCACTCCACCCCACACAAAAAATCGCTGTTGATTTATTTGCCCCCCACTTCTTGTGATGATTCAGGACTAGTCAGGGAACCAAAGTGGGGCCACTTAAGGGATGTGCACAAAGCCATCAAGCTCTGCGAACCAGCGCTCATAGCAACTGATCCATCATACACTTCTCTAGGTCAAAATGCTGAGGTATGTCCACCTTTACAAAAGCATCTTCATTTTTCAACAAAAAGTGTCTTTGAGATGACAAAACAAGCAAACGTTCAGCAGCATTGcagaaatatagcaaaaatcTTGTTCTGAAAAAAGATATTTAGCTTCATTGTCTGGTCCGTATAAAATGATGTCTGCATTCTTCAATCTTCAGGCAGCGGTATACAAGACTGGTTCAGTTTGCGCAGCATTCCTTGCCAACATAGATGGTCAATCTGATAAAACCGTCACCTTCAATGGGAGAATGTACAGGCTCCCTGCGTGGTCTGTCAGCATCCTTCCTGACTGCAAGAATGTGGTGCTTAACACAGCACAGGTACATATAACTACACATAAGTTGCTCGCACTTGTGTTGGAAAAGAAAGATTGACCATTAATCTGATTCAGATATACGTGGCCACAATTTGCAGATCAATTCTCAAGTGACGAGTTCAGAAATGAGATACTTGGAATCGAGCAACATGGCATCAGATGGCTCATTCATCACGCCAGAACTGGCAGTATCTGGCTGGAGCTATGCCATAGAGCCTGTAGGTATTACAAAGGACAATGCACTAACAAAGGCTGGACTGATGGAGCAGATAAACACCACAGCAGATGCCAGTGATTTCCTCTGGTACTCAACAAGGTACACATGCCTTATTACAGTTAAGCATATGGTAATGTGCACTGACAAAACAAATTTTTACTAACCGTTTGTGCTACTAATGTAATTTGTGCAGCATCACAGTTAAAGGTGATGAACCCTATCTAAATGGCAGCCAGTCCAATCTGGTTGTCAACTCACTTGGACATGTTCTTCAGGTCTACATCAATGGTAAAATTGCAGGTACTGCTCGAGAAGATAGCACCAATTCCTTCGTCTGGCATTTGAATTGTGGTTCTGATTTTCTTAACATGGGTCTTTCATGCATAAATCAAATTTGTGTTCTGAGATATATATGTGTTAAAATCTTAACAGGAAGCGCACAAGGTAGTGCGAGCAGCTCACTCATCTCATGGCAGAAACCAATTGAACTTGTACCTGGGAAGAACAAAATAGATCTTCTAAGTGCAACAGTTGGGCTGTCGGTAAATAACCTTCACTATGGAAAACATGAAATATGCCACTCCATTTCCCAATATGTGACTTGCTGCAACAGATTTTATAACATAAAATTTACCCCCGCCTTCTCTGTTCGTACAGAATTATGGTGCATTCTTCGACCTGGTAGGTGCTGGAATTACTGGGCCAGTAAAGCTGAGTGGAACAAATGGTGCACTCGATCTGTCTTCTGCAGAATGGACATACCAGGTAGCCTAAACTCTACTTTGAGCTCCATTTGACCAAAGATGCATCATGATTCACGTTTATTAATCATACTTTGATCAGATTGGACTCAGAGGAGAAGATCTGCACCTATATGATCCTTCAGAAGCCTCACCAGAATGGGTCTCAGCCAATGCTTATCCAATCAATCAACCACTGATTTGGTACAAGGTCAGTATGAATGTATGATCATCTGA contains:
- the LOC8078836 gene encoding beta-galactosidase 6, whose product is MAATARLLPAFADAAAAAAALLVVVLCLAGGARATNVTYDHRALVIDGVRRVLVSGSIHYPRSTPDMWPGIIQKAKDGGLDVIETYVFWDIHEPVRGQYDFEGRKDLAAFVKTVADAGLYVHLRIGPYVCAEWNYGGFPLWLHFIPGIKFRTDNEPFKTEMQRFTAKVVDTMKGAGLYASQGGPIILSQIENEYGNIDSAYGAAGKAYMRWAAGMAISLDTGVPWVMCQQTDAPDPLINTCNGFYCDQFTPNSAAKPKMWTENWSGWFLSFGGAVPYRPVEDLAFAVARFYQRGGTFQNYYMYHGGTNLDRSSGGPFIATSYDYDAPIDEYGLVREPKWGHLRDVHKAIKLCEPALIATDPSYTSLGQNAEAAVYKTGSVCAAFLANIDGQSDKTVTFNGRMYRLPAWSVSILPDCKNVVLNTAQINSQVTSSEMRYLESSNMASDGSFITPELAVSGWSYAIEPVGITKDNALTKAGLMEQINTTADASDFLWYSTSITVKGDEPYLNGSQSNLVVNSLGHVLQVYINGKIAGSAQGSASSSLISWQKPIELVPGKNKIDLLSATVGLSNYGAFFDLVGAGITGPVKLSGTNGALDLSSAEWTYQIGLRGEDLHLYDPSEASPEWVSANAYPINQPLIWYKTKFTPPAGDDPVAIDFTGMGKGEAWVNGQSIGRYWPTNLAPQSGCVNSCNYRGSYNSNKCLKKCGQPSQTLYHVPRSFLQPGSNDIVLFEQFGGDPSKISFVIRQTGSVCAQVSEEHPAQIDSWNSSQQTMQRYGPELRLECPKDGQVISSIKFASFGTPSGTCGSYSHGECSSTQALSVVQEACIGVSSCSVPVSSNYFGNPCTGVTKSLAVEAACS